A window from Cydia pomonella isolate Wapato2018A chromosome 8, ilCydPomo1, whole genome shotgun sequence encodes these proteins:
- the LOC133520682 gene encoding aquaporin-like produces MSVINNMDSIVTSTENKVKQDASTVVISWCRSNWTKLLSEVVATFLLIFLGCASCIPIEGFDPMPPMYAPLTFGFAVLINVQTFGHISGAHMNPCITLLSVFWGKMSFLLGVCYFIAQVLGSTFASWVLLNVSPVDFVTEGVCVTQPHVGLEAWQAVIIEVVLTCTLCLITCALWDPVNEKNQESAAIKFGLTVAGLSFAGGPLTGASMNPARTLGPALMAGKWTVQWIYWVGPFLGTFIAGLYMFIWLEKPKKSI; encoded by the coding sequence atgtcagttataaataatatggaTTCGATAGTTACGTCGACAGAAAACAAAGTTAAACAAGATGCTTCGACCGTTGTTATTTCCTGGTGCCGTTCAAACTGGACCAAGCTTTTATCGGAGGTTGTTGCCACATTCTTACTGATATTTCTGGGATGTGCATCATGTATACCTATAGAAGGATTCGACCCCATGCCGCCCATGTACGCGCCGCTCACATTTGGGTTTGCCGTTCTGATAAACGTGCAAACGTTCGGTCACATTTCTGGGGCACACATGAACCCCTGCATAACTCTACTCTCAGTATTCTGGGGTAAGATGTCATTTCTGTTAGGAGTATGCTACTTCATAGCACAGGTTCTGGGATCTACTTTTGCGTCGTGGGTTTTATTAAATGTGTCACCAGTGGATTTTGTTACGGAAGGAGTGTGCGTGACGCAGCCCCACGTGGGGCTCGAAGCGTGGCAAGCTGTTATTATAGAAGTGGTATTGACGTGCACACTTTGTCTAATTACCTGTGCACTTTGGGATCCTGTTAATGAGAAGAACCAGGAATCTGCTGCGATTAAATTTGGGTTAACTGTGGCTGGGTTGTCGTTCGCGGGCGGGCCGCTGACCGGGGCCAGCATGAACCCAGCGCGCACGCTCGGCCCAGCGCTGATGGCGGGTAAATGGACTGTACAATGGATCTATTGGGTAGGACCGTTCCTTGGAACTTTCATAGCTGggttatatatgtttatatggctcgaaaaaccgaaaaaatcaatataa
- the LOC133520683 gene encoding uncharacterized protein LOC133520683 — translation MDTRLIRTFAIFLAVILPIYAEILTDQADCQDFKSCNSCLSKGSCVWCVNKAICTTDSCGNDNIIYPSHIRALMAGLQFCPRVVLPENKLIVQSGKEERIVVKITQIYMYMAFTPWKCKISQDGKETIVNATLVADEVFCEPVVLYSYSRPYADAGVSVLWEHSKAFDGALPLIICRCDMDHNCPACKKQR, via the coding sequence ATGGATACCAGGCTCATAAGGACATTCGCCATATTCCTGGCTGTAATACTGCCTATCTACGCCGAGATATTAACAGATCAAGCTGATTGTCAAGATTTTAAATCCTGTAATTCATGTCTATCAAAAGGATCGTGTGTGTGGTGTGTTAACAAGGCCATATGCACAACAGATTCATGTGGGAACGATAATATTATATATCCATCCCACATCAGAGCCCTCATGGCGGGCTTACAGTTCTGCCCTAGAGTTGTGTTACCAGAAAACAAATTGATCGTTCAAAGTGGGAAGGAAGAAAGGATAGTTGTGAAAATAACGCAAATTTATATGTACATGGCGTTTACCCCTTGGAAGTGCAAGATTTCTCAGGATGGGAAAGAAACGATCGTAAATGCGACCCTTGTTGCTGATGAAGTATTCTGCGAGCCTGTAGTTTTGTACAGTTATTCCCGCCCATACGCAGATGCCGGTGTGTCCGTTCTATGGGAACATAGCAAGGCTTTTGATGGGGCCCTACCGTTGATAATATGTCGGTGCGATATGGATCATAACTGCCCAGCATGTAAGAAGCAACgttag